The Toxotes jaculatrix isolate fToxJac2 chromosome 20, fToxJac2.pri, whole genome shotgun sequence DNA segment acacagccTTCAGCAACTTTGTTTTCTGCCCGGTGTTCGGCCTGTTCTCACATCGCTACTAGTTTCGCAGCATCGGCTCAGTGTTGCAAACACCCACCCCTCCTGCACCATTTCCGTGTTTTACACGGAATCATTCCCACTTAGCCCGTGCCACGTCAAATAAATACGCAGGTTTTGTTCAATAATAACGCGAGGCAATAAGACAACAGGAGCAGACGGCGTTTAATGAATGGAAAATGCACTGTGTTTGGCAAACACTGCGACATTGTTGCAGGATAAACCGGTTAATAAGTGAAAGGGTGCGTGACGTGTATAAAATTTGATGCTAAAACAACCCAACTTACCCAGTGCCACCTCGCAGGCTTTGCGCAGCTGTGAATGGTGAGCCTTTTTCACCTCCTTGTCGGCCAGGATCTTTTCCAAAGCTCGTGTAAGGAACATGTTTTTCGTCTTTTTGCCCTCAAACATGTCGCACCGGAATTTGGGGCGAGGTGTGCCTGGTCCCAAGGGAGGGCTGCAGCCGCCTCGAATGGAGATGTATTCCTTTACAAATGTCAGCCGCAGAGCCCCTAAcagacaaacataaataaacacagaaggTGGGGTAAATCCCTCAGATTTCCATTAACGACCTGCCTCCTGCGCCATGTTGGAGAGAGGAAACGACGTCACGCACGTTTGAGAACGGCCGCAGTGAGGcagcagggagaggaagagagagagaggagagaggagagtatAGTCTTACAGCTAAGCCTTCTCCACATATTCATCCATAAGCCCACACGGGCTTATTAAACTCATATGTAAAATAATTGATGTTAATATATGCATGCAATGAATTAAACAAGTGCGCACACCAGCGTCAGTGCGCGcagttttttttggggggggggggggcatatccactatttccatttatttacatacaaaatacgtacatttatatttatgcgAGATTTCAGTGCATATGTTGAATCGTTTGCTTCTCAATGGACACAGTTGTTATTAAAGACCAGTTTCACTTttgtatttacatatatttttttatacttaCCCATCAACTTTagtgaatggaaatgtattGCAATGGTTAATGCATGGTCCTCCATAACTAAACTTTTAACatcatctgaaaacattttagatACAGATCTAGTCCTTGCCTGATGTAAGTTAAagttttaaatatattatttggGAGGGTTGCAGGATTCCCTTTCCACTTTCCACAAAACTACAATCAcaaatttgtgaaaaaaaaaagttcggGCAATGACAAATATGAACACGTCCTCTCATTTGTAATTGTCATGTTGTTGCAAATATCATTGTACCTATTAATTTTATCCTACCATCATTTGTTTAACGATTCACCTCGCCTATAACTGTGTGTTCCTACATGTATAAATTTGCTACCCTGCCTTTTCCAGCATTTGAGTAACATTTACCAAAGTCCAACGGCAAATACAGGAAATCTGGCAATTTGACAGCACAGATTTGGCAGTTGTGGGCGGCAGAGTTCACTTTCTCTTTGGACTGTCTTGCGTGTCAGTTCTACCATTTCTGAATCCATAAATAAGAGCTGCGCTGCAGAATCAGAGACTGGAtgtgaagagaggaaaagaaaaagtggaggATGTTTTGAAAGAGAGAGCTTGATTACacttgtaatgtttattatcaAACACGCCCGTGAACATGTGTACAAAACATTTAGAGAAGACAAATAAGGGCTGcaaatgtgacatttcactTCTTTCCTTGTTGATGACATACAGGAAAGCTGTTAGAGATACACCACAATAAATGTATATGAAGGCGACATAAATGTGACAACATAAATACATACTGTTACATAACATTATTTATTCAAGTCAGATAgtatacatttattaaaatctTACATTAAGGTAAACATTTCTGGCACTGTCACTGATCCATACCTGAGTAATGACACAGTTAGCTACTGAAGTGACAGGTCAGACTTTACAAATTTTAGAACAGGTCTAACATCAAAATTCTCAATTTAAACCAAACCCTAGATTGTCAGGTGATAGCATCTTATGTACACCAACAATGTTGCAGTTATAAAGGCATTTATTTGTTAACAGCATAGTTTGAGAATCTAAACTGGCACATAATAGGACtaattcaaaataaagtaataaaaaaaaaaaagaaaccagagtaatgaataaacaatgatgcaagttttttaatgtaacacatttttagaaaacattaaaatctgggatgtgtttttaaaaagtgctgcTGTATCATGACAAGTGCTTCCATGACTGCCATtcaacgaaaaaaaaaaaaaaaagcttatttgATTGTAAAATCTGCATTAttcttgctttattttttctttgtaagTGAAGAGCAGCTGTAAATCATGGGGGACGGAGCCAGATTCAAGTTCTGAGCTTGAATCTGCCCGGAGAGAATCCTGTGCCAGAACTTAGATGGCACAAATCACAACCCACCGATCCAACCGGGTGCTCTCTGACACTGTATGCGTGATCtttttgtgtgtaaacagaCTGGTTGCTTAAAGGATTTTTGGCTTTTGGTACAAAACCCACCACCATTAGTTCATATTttatcagaaaagaaaaacaaggtgaAGAACCTcaataacaagaaaaacaaattcaaatccATGCGCTGGTGATCCTTTGCAGCTCCTCACCTGATACTATCGGGGATTAATATGAAATCTCAGAGGAATATGAGGTGTTGAGATAGGTAGCCTTTGAGGGTGGGGCCTACAGCGTGGTCATATATATGGAAATCTGTCCTTGTGTGTCTCACACTTCTTCAGAAGACCTGATGCAATGGCCTTCACGGCCCTCATGGTCTCGGTGCAAGTCGGGTTGATCAGAGACTCAGGCAGGAGAAAGCCAAAGTATCCTGTGTCCCTCAACTCAAACGCAAAGGCGTAAGGGATCCCGTTCCTGTAGGCCCAGTCGATAGAGCTGCCTGAGCTAACATCTGTGGGAGGAGAGTGATACTCGATAATGAGTTCTGTTTCGGTTGATAAGCTTGAAACATGCAATAAAGATAAGGAACAGTACTCACACAGAGTTGTGGAAGCGGGTCCATATCTGTACCTTACTCCATAGGCAGAGTACAAGGCCGTCACTGCATTGTAAGCTGCTAACTCCTAGAAAGTGAAAGCAAAAGTCCATCTCATTTCCTCACAGAAGGATTTTAATATAATATGTATTTGATAGGTTGATTGGGTTAAATAACCATTAGTAGATTATTGGTTTATTATAAAGTAACAGATGTCTTACCACACAGCTGAAGTTGGGGATAGTGGCATACTTGTAGGAATAGGGGTAAAGCAGCATTTGGGCGTAGGCGTGGATGGATATGTATGCTTTGACACGCTTCTTGTGCTTGCGCAGGAACTTGGCCACAGCCTTGACTTCAGGTTCCGACTCAGGGAAGGGACCACAGTAGGTGTCATCACAGGGATGAGAGGAGGCACCCTCATCTGGGGAAGGACAGGGGAGCATGGCCTACAGTCTTATCATCCAATCACTCCAGGATGCATTAAGCAACAGATCTGGATGTAGAAATCAGATCTTGTAGAAAATCAAAGAGGTTCTGCACTGTGATGAGGATTCATTATATTCTGGACCCAATCCAGCTACAGTGACTATGCAGGCAGTGTTGAAGACATAGAGAGAGATACTGTGGAGGAAACTAATGAGGACACAGATTGAAATCGCCACAGTCACATTATAATGCCAAGGATAACAGAAGCCAAAGACAGTAAGGTTCCAAAATGCTTTATGGAAACACTGAACCCACTGCCATGACCCACCataacaaataaatgttttttggaTGCTGTGATGTTTGGGGCTCCGACACGCACActgtccctgtctctccctcaaaCATACTCCATTAGCATTTTTTCTGCTTAGATCAGTGAGCATCAGTGTATGTGCCCTTGACTGATGTAGATGAGTgatgcaaaaataaacataaacctGTTCACCAGACCTCCGCTTATTCTGAAAGGACTCACCCAGAGAAACATGCAGAATGAAAAAGATCCTTACATATAATTAAGTATCATATCTAACAGAATAAAAACcctatttttttgtattaagGAATTTTGAATAAAATCAAGTTTGAAGTTCTCATATGAAATAAATCATAGCTATAATTACTACAAGTAATAGTGGTCAGTGGTGTAAATTAATAAGCATGGATTTCAGTCAGGCTGAACATTAACTTagctatttcctgttttatgcaATTCCGCAGTAGTCTATTACTGAAGCATAAACAGAGGTCTTATCCATATAACTGTGTTAAATCTATTATGCCTTATGTTCCTGAGAGCAACATTTCTATGAGAGTCAAAATTCATTTGTATAAATTCCCAAGCAGACACAAGCTGGATATGGTTACACAAACATAATTTCCAAACATGTTATTtccctttctctgcctcctctacTCCCAAATGAATAGTGCTGCCCTAGAATCATAATGTTTTGACAATCATAAATAGCACTATACAATGCAGTGTATGCTGTCAAGGATTACAGACTATGTGTACACAGTGGGCTTTCTTAAAAGCTCTCAATTAGAAACCCAGATAGCCAAATTTTATGAGCTAATGTTCCTTTGAGGGTGTAACACATGGTGCTtcaatctctctctgtttctcagctcACATTATATCTCTATATGTCTGTCTGTACCACATAAATCTTTGCTGTGATCTCAGAGCCCTCCCGGCGTGATGATGATTCAGCAGAacctcaaccccccccccacacacactccctccacCAACCACCCACCAGATACTAAATGACATTAAACATAGATTTTTGTCACCACACAAATATTTTATCCACAGCTTACACTCATTAATAGACAGAAAAGGCTACATCAGCAACAGGCTACAAACAGTGCCTTGCCAAgttgcactgtgtgtgtacgttaTGAAACTCACCACACCATTTCACCTTCCAGTTTCTGTTAGCGTCCACTCCCCGGCAGTGGAACTTGTGGTTTTTGGACCGTGTTTTCCTCCAGAACCGATCCTGCGGGGGGGAACATAAAAGAGAGATGTCCACTTACTGTCAGACTCATCGCAGAAATGCAGCTATCTGCCATCTCCAGAATAATCCATCTGTCACTCATTCCAGCAGAGTGGGTCTGTTACTAACAGTAGATATGGAGACAGTAGTTGAGAGCCATTTTTTTCACAGGCgttattttctttgaagtatACGTAGACACTCATACAGAGATAAGTGCTGCATGATGACAAAAATTGCATTATCTCTCTGCTACTGAGGTTTTCAATTACAGTATGAGTTCTGATCCACTTGAACACAAAATCTGCAGTAAACTGCCTCGAAAATATTCAAAATCTGTGGATGGGAATGCTGGGCTACcatattttattctgaaaactaCACCTGAATAAAATAAAGGGGTTTCGCTGCTTAGCCCTGCATTCTGCAAAGTATCAGAGACATGTTTGAAAACTAGCTCCCTCttcaagaaaacaatcaaaaGTTATGACtcagtttgaaaatgaacaGCAAGATTTAGTCCGTGTTGTGTTTACATAGAACGACCTACACTACCGTGGTCCAGCTGAAGTGATATCCATCCACATTGAACACAGGCATGATGTAGAAGTTGAGCTGGTTGAGCAGTCGTCTCATCACAGAGTCATACTGGTATGAGTTGATGGCCTGTAATTAAGATACAAAACAGTATAATTATACAGCATTTGAACCCATGACACATCTAAACTGAGGTCTCATTCTACAATGACGTGTCATTACTATGCATGAATTGTTTTTATCGTTCTGTAAGCTTATGCACATTCACTGACTCAGTTCTTTGAATGCACGAATGGCTTCATACTCAGACTAGTATAGATGAGGATTGGACTGAGGAGATCTGGGCACTGGTCTAATACAGCTTATACCTGCTCTTTTATGAGGCTCAGGCCAAGGTTAATATGCTTAAGCACTGAGCAAAGATGGCACTCTGACCTCCAGTGGCCAACTGAAGTTACTACATCACAGTGAATCCATATCTCAGGGCGTGAGCTTGGGTTGGGGTTACGGCACGGTTTTTccaaatcaaatgtttttccttgttaATTTCTCGGTTATTCATTCTTATGTAAATCTGCCTCTGATTTCCTACTgctcttccctccttccctcctacTCCTATTTTATCCTTCTTTGAAGAATTCCCCACTGAACTTAAATGTAAGTCCCTGTAATTCCTTGAGGTGAATTAGTCatgtattttaatttgtctttcTATGATAAATTATAACTAACCCCATCGTTTAAGGAAGAGCCTGCAGATTATTCTACAGAATAACTGTAGAGCACAACAAATTATTGTTTTCTAAATGATATGGTCCAGCAAACCTTAGACAAGCGTAGCTTTAGAATGTGCATATCCTACTAGTGGCAGATGTCCTTTTCTCCTCAACATCAGCTCATTTGATTACtaagttaaaatattttttagtaCCTGACAATTGAGGTTCATCATGCAAGAATTCCCTAAAACAGGGTGTGACTCATTGCTTTAAATTGATATTCATGTAG contains these protein-coding regions:
- the cpa6 gene encoding carboxypeptidase A6, giving the protein MTLDHRSAFRASVLLACVIICSNLLCPVGAYLYNNRYAGDQVFRITPSNDEEVQVLKEILAHMKVDLWQPNSVSLISHNATVDVHVKRNDTRGLRSRLKQEHMDYRVFISNLQREIEKQTGYRSSRKRRSESQYDYEVYHSLEEIQSWMFDMNRTHPELVDMFSIGKSYEGRPLYVLQLGKRSRPQKNAVWIDCGIHAREWIGPAFCQWFVKEAINSYQYDSVMRRLLNQLNFYIMPVFNVDGYHFSWTTDRFWRKTRSKNHKFHCRGVDANRNWKVKWCDEGASSHPCDDTYCGPFPESEPEVKAVAKFLRKHKKRVKAYISIHAYAQMLLYPYSYKYATIPNFSCVELAAYNAVTALYSAYGVRYRYGPASTTLYVSSGSSIDWAYRNGIPYAFAFELRDTGYFGFLLPESLINPTCTETMRAVKAIASGLLKKCETHKDRFPYI